AGAATGAATattctttagtttttttgtttgagagaaaaagaaaatcgcGAGTTCAAattcaatgtttaaaaatgtcatttcttATAACCGCTCGGTTAAATTAGCCAGATATTTAGGTttttaatgacaaaaataatcCATCGACTCTTTACATAGAAGCGTCTTTGACAAATACAAGTACTTCTGAGAAGTGGTGGGTGAACTGGTAATTTAACAAAGCTTGCAAATGACAGTAACCAAAGTAGTTTTCCTGTGAAATACAACACTAcagcatacatacatacatacaaacagCATATATACACATTGGGGTTGTTGGGTCATCCATCTGCTTCTCCAGGAATCTCACCTTGACATGATGATGATTGGAGATGCTGCGTATTGTTTTCTTTGGTGCTATCAGTTCAGTCAATGTCAATGAAAAGCTCTGTGGcccaaaacacaaatattaatTCAAAAATATCAAAATGCAGAGTGGAATGACTTCATTTTAAACTTCCCATTGACCTTTATACATCTACTTATGTGTAAATATTGCATCTTACACTGATATGTGTCACACAGATAAAAAAGATGCAGAATATAAAGTAAAACGTCAATTTATGCCTAAAGGCTAGAAAACATTTTGGTAGATATACCTGACTTCTCTGTATAATCATCAGTACAAGGCTTTTCATTCATTcctggagagaaagaaaaaacaaaaacaataagatttaataaaaatacGGTGAAGAAGTCTGATTGGACAACAAAACAGCAACTTACTTTGACAAATGTATGGTAATTTTTCATGGCAGTTGGCGTTGGACCACTTGATTTCTTCTGTCTTATTATCAAAGATGACTTTTCCACAGTGGTTGTCAAAGTCAGAGTTGGCGGACGACGTTCTATTCAACTGTGATTTTACAACATTATACCCTGAAATCCACTTCCACTCAGGACTGTAGCCAAAAATGGACCTTTGCAGTCCAATCCACACCCCCGTCTTtgagtctgttttattttgcagtctTTTCACATCATCCCTTACTTTCTTTTCACAGATCTCAACCAGGGAGAAATGTTGCGTCTGGCAGTCCTCCAAGGCATCAATCCAACTTTTACTTTCGCTGTGTAGACTGACTGGACACAAAAATCGAGAagaggttttaaaaatgtaatgcacACATATTGTACATAAACTCCATGTGACTTCGTTAAATGCAGTCTTTAAGAAATTTTAATGTGTTGGGTAGAGCTTACTGTTAGCAGCAAGGTACTCAGGACATTGAAATTTAATCTTTACTTTCATGCCATTCTTTGATGACATGTTGAAGCAGatatttctatttcttttaTGAAGGAAAATATACAGGCGATTTATTGAAAGCATGTGTGGCACCAAATATACTGAAACTTTGTATTCAGTAATTGAGTACACATGAAACATACTTACTGTTGTGGAAGATTTACAGCTGTATTGTTGAAAGTGACATTTGGGTGGCATTCAGGCTGAGTGTAGTTTTCCTTACAAACTGTATCGTTTACAGAGACCTTTATAATTCCTGATACACAAAACCAACATATAAAGATTCATCAGAGAAAATAACACTGCATGTGTGCTTAAAATCTTGTTATAATGTGAAGTATTTCTTAAAGAATGTGCTGGTTTGCAGTGCTTACCATTTTCTACCGCTAGAGAGAAATTCAAACACTTTCGCTCTCTGTAATTGGTGCCAGGACATGTTTCTGAGCTGTACATCGAGTCCAATGAGTCCAATTTTTGAGCCACAATTTTCAGTGTGAATTGTTTTCTGTTGCTCATACAACATTCAAGTTTCCAAGTTAAATTGCCAATTTCTAAATCTCCTGCATTTGGGCACACATCGGAAGAGAAAACAAAGTGCAGCTGGACTGTTGCTGTAACAGAATAAGATCAGATCAACAGTGTAAGTATCATTTAGTCATTTGTTTCTGCATTACTGTTATCTAAGGAGATTCGAAAGAAAGGTGACTGGACTTCTTAAAGATGTTTCAGCTGAAGAACCTTCTCAGGTAAGAGGTGAAAGTCTACaagaaactttaaaaagtccagttgcttttctttccaaactccttagactaccatgacctggatgactgagaacctgcaGAGACACATTACTGTTATAGTTCATCTCTAAAAACTGTACTGATATATAAGTagtatatttatgtatatttagATATAGATGCATGCAAAGATGAATAACTGTAGAACTACATCACTAAAGatacaaaaaaacacattatttttaCACTTCTAATTATTTAAGTTTTAAAggcaaatatgtttttgtgttatctTCTTCAAGACCATGCAGAAAATAACTCGTTGTAGAATTTCTTTACTCTTTTTCAAGTTAGACTGTAGATAAATTAAAGCTCTACACCAAATATCCAGTTCACATTacctttcatgttttttaaatgtttgcacCCCTTTAATTAAATGCTGTAAGCTCCATAACAACAggaaatatttgtttatttgttaattTTAGAATGTAAGTAAATCATATTTAACATTTATGACAATGATCATTCAGCGAGAAACATACCTAAAAGTAGTGAAAGAGGGTTCAGCAATTCCATGGCCTGTAaccaaaaaaggcaaaaaaaaaaaaaaaaaaaaaaaaaaaagcaaacccaacaacaacaaaaaaactgagaaagttGAACACATGGGATTTTATGCAAAATAATATACCGTTTATATTAGTACATCCAAACAACATGACAATATGCACTTTGAATAGGGCAGTATAGTACTTTGGTAGTCAAATCGAGACAGATACCACTGACAAACAAAGGCTTGTCTGTGCAGGTCGCTTCTGATGAAATAGACAAACTTCTGCAAATGAAATCATATGAACTTGACCTTTAACTCGAGACGAGGCTTCAGTTTATCCCATACTCTATTAGAAGTTATtcttagtaaaaaaaaaggctcaTGAAGGCTATCCCTGTGGACATTTTGCCAGTTTACATAATGtttaaacagaaatattaaagtgtttaataattaacaataataaacatTTAATCATTCTACGAGTTCTTTTTGTGTTAATTTTACAAGGCAGTTCTTAAGGATTTACCAAATACGCACACATTCTGGTAATTAGTGGGTAATTAGTAATCTAATTTCAACTTACCTTCTCAGTGAAAACTTGCTGTTGGTCTCTGAAATATAACAGAGCTATAGACTGGGAAATGTAAACTTGTGTCTCTGTATGGAGCTATTAAACTCATCCCTGTTTTGACTATACAAACACGCCCACCAACACACCATACAGGGACTAGGatcttataattttttttataatttttctaaataaacTGAACTCATAACTCCTTTACTAGAAAACATAGATGTAGAAGTTACAGACACTACACAGTAGACGGCACCATCCTGAATGTTCAGGATTATTCATTACCACAACATTAAGGTAACCCTTCTGTTATTAGAGAATGGTAATATTAGCATCAAAGTGTTAAGTGCAACCTGGATTATATTCAAAATATACATAGATTAGTTAGCTTATACTCACTCCAGAGTCTGATTCTGGACATTGTTTACACTAATTCGATTAGATGCGTGGTCATCTAATCGAATCACTTcatcacttaaatcacttttaagcatatttgcactgcacaagacacTTACAAATGTGGATTGCACAACCctggacattatatttcttcatttccatttaatacttgtacagctgctgttattattctatatttcttcatacattcttatatatttttatattgtgtatattgtgtattgtgtattttgttgtacagttattttattttcaactttaatttatatattttaccttATTCTTTAccagttaaatttacccttcattctaatttgttgttgtacagttatttcaTTTCTAacttaatttttatattttattttattccttcctagttaaatgtacccttttaattttcatatttatttcctatccTATTCatagtctttcttttttcttctttaagtcacgagcagttgtgtaagcatttcactgcatatcgtactgtgtatgactgtgtatgtgacaaataaaatttgaatttaaatttgaatttgaatttgattcaCAGCCATGCTGTTCCCTATCTGCAGCTGAGCACTGGCTGACTTTTCCCAGCACCTAGCAGCAGATTATTTAAAGCGTATATTAACCTTTATAGGCTACTGTATAGTTTCTCTAATTGGTAAATCACATTTTCTAGTTGATTTAGAAAAAGACATGTCCACGTCcccaaaacaagacaaaacatttgtgtgcacaGAAGgatttttgaaagaaaaaaaatatctgattcGTGAAGCTAAACAAATTGccttgtatttgtgtgtggctTGAAGCACGCACTTGTGAGTCCTCAAAGGTTACACACAAATGATTGTACATATTTGTAAATCTTAGTTTATGCTTGTGGATCATATCGTAGGTTTTGCAACACTTTTGAGGCAACTTTCCCTCCATAAGTCTACGCTGCAACAGTAACAGGAGACAGCTCCTCTGCCAACAATGTTGAAGTGCTTTAGTTATAATAAGAGGCATTCAAACAAGTAGACatcttaaatgtttttgtacatTCAAAGAGTAAGTAGagtaatgtttatttatataccacTTTAAGATGCGAACGAGTCACAAATTGCTTTACAGAGGTAATAAAAATGTGGACAAAATGGACACACCCGAATTATGTAAAGCAacgcaaaacacaaaaaattccTCAAATGCCTTCTAAatacattaatttttttaaaggatgcCACAGTGTTGACGGGCCAAAGACAGAGGGGTACGTTGTTCTGCAGTTTTAGTTTCAAAAGGTTTGGAATCCACAATCCCCCCTTAGTTTTCAGAGAGGTAGGTAAAATCACCGGAAGGTTTCTATCTCTGGACCTCAGGATTTGGTTTGAAGAATAGGTGTCGAGTAGACCGGAGACATATAAGTGGGATCCTCTCCTCCTAAGGCcataaaagaaagaatgaagATTTTGAACTGAAGCCAATGCAGACACTTTAACAATGGAGTGATATGAGAGAATTTTTGACTGGGATAAAAGCCTTACAGCAGCATTTTTGGCAGATTGGAGTTTTAATAGATTATTAATAGATGATTTAGACAGACAAGACCATAGAGCACTACAGTAATCCAAGCGGGATGAGATGAAAGGATGAACAAGCATCACCATttttgaaaaaagtaaaataaaaataaacatggcAAAATAAACCGTACAATAACATCAGGGTGTTAGACTGACCTTCTCACATGAGTCCAGAGTACCAGACATTCTGAGTTAATGTGTAAATTCACATTGTTGCACTTTAAAGTCTCTTAACTATTAATTCACTACATCAACTGCTTTGCAGCACAGCTGCTGAAGTCACATGTTACAGGCCTGAATGCATTTGCCCTTTAATGAATCATTCTTTTATGAGGTTTGACCCTATTTAAACAACATCTGGGACTCGAGAGCAAAACATTGAAAATACtttgaatatatattttagGTGTAACTTTCAGGGTGAAACATAGACTGAAACCGCTGATGAAGCATGTTTTTTTCCATGATGATATATTATATTTGTTTCACAGGATCAAAAGACTTGAACCTATTTTTCATCTATTTATAACTAATGTGCTTCCAGTCATTGTTGTATAATTTGTCTTTATTTCCAGGAAAGCTTGCATTACAATTACTTGacatatgtttttttgtttttcccaaagaaaaggaaacacatCTGCTTCCACCTCATGCAAACCTAACCCTGGAGTCCTTACATTGTGTTTAGTTATATAAGAATGGAATAAGTTAGCAGGTTTTTTGAAGAACTTGCAAATACATTCACACAACCAGGGGTCATGCGTGAAAACCTGTTTTGATGTTGTTATTGGTTCATAGAGATGTTGAATTACTAGTTTATCCACCCCTTCTCAGAAGTGTTTATATAAAGGCAAATGAGATTTTGACATAGTGTTTAGGTGATTTGCACATGAAAATGATACCCTGTACAACATTATGGCGTACGAGTGTGATTCAAAATACTGTAGCTGAGTTTGCTATCTTTCAGATCAGACAGAAAACCAAGTTGAGTCACACTGCTCTGTACTGCACTTCCCTGTTTTTCAGATTGTACTTAGATATTCAGAATCTGAACTGCTCTGTGTACAACTGTGTACCTATTTTCCTTCATTAGTTTCCCTTAAGCCACTAAGTACATCCTGTGTGTGAGCAGAAAGCGAGGATGAGGGTGCATCTGAAGACTGACCAAGGATTGCAGGGCCCTTACTGGTTCCAGgaactgttttcagctgttgGATAACCTGCatatcagcagctctgagtttTCAGTTCCAGAAAGGCAAATCGGTTAGTTCATGCACCATGGCAACGTTTAAATAAAAAGTAGAGCCTCTATATTATTCCAGTGAACTGAGAAATATGATTGTATCAAGATGTTTATCTTAAAACGTAGAAGGGAAGAAACATATCTAggtcctgaaggacaagctggaaaacaaaggagtggaccaccacctcactacctggactacctcaccgactgACCACAGTCCACTCAGGGCTGTATGTcagacagggtcgtctgcagtacgggggccccacagggaacagttctggctccgttcctcttcaccatctacgctgcagacttctcccacaactccacccagtgcttcctgcagaagttctctgatgactctgcaatagttggcctcatcactgatggggacgacaaggagtacagagaacTTACCCATGACTTTGAGGACTGATGCCAGCAGagctacctccagatcaacactagtaaaaccaaggagctggtggtagacttcctcaggcacaaacatcctccactgcaaccactgaacatccaaagtatggacatcgaggctgtagacagctacaggtaccttggtgtttaTCTGAACAAtgaactggactggactcataattctgaagtcctctacaggaaagggcagagcaggctgtacctgctgcggagactcaggtcgtttggagtgaagggcccactcccgaagaccttctatgactctgtggtggcctcagccatcttctatggtgtggtctgctgtgGTGGCAACATCTCTGCACTGATAAAAgaacatgttggatttacttaattcaatagtggacatttTTTGCACACAATtattttgctttggcagaaacttaaacaactgagttaaatcaacacaacttattcatcttcaataaacctgtgcattttgtgttgatAAAACGTGATTGGagcatgtttagatgaagtaagttgagctgttggaatattttaatccttcacaattttgtcattttattccaAAACTATTAGAACTTTTACCTCAATACtgcttggtcacttaaatactagatgttgtcttcatattacataatgttcaacaaagtctagagtcTGATTAACATAAAAGTTGAATGAATTTAAAACGACTtccatcctcctatctttatccaGGTTGTAGGGGGGCTGGGGCTTAACTCCAAAGTGATAGGTTAAGAGGCAggttacaccctggacagctcaccagtctatcacacagagacaaacagctgTTTGCACTCACACTTATGGGTAATTTAGaattaccagttaacctaaaTCTAATTGTATGACActtaactgtgggaggaaaccagaaaGCCCAGAGAGACCCTACTACAAACTACCCCagttgtggatttgaacccaggactgAGGCAACAGCACTAATCACCACACCACTAGTCCAGGCTTaacaaaagtaggaaagctatgattcgaaggcttgatgcagaattttctgtacatttttgtCCCAGACaagttaaaccacaataaatagcgatAGCACacatgtggtgtgtgtgtagttgtttgcctcttataactccagtgattttcctgcagtttgaaatcTCGTGTGATCCtgtgaatttcatgagtccAGGCAACTAActactcttactagattgtatcatgtgtCCCGATTCTTTGATGATGGGCTGAGAACAAACAACCAATACTCAGAGCAGGTCCAGTcaacaacaattatttatttaagcaCATATAtgtgagagacaaacacaatACCACCCAAAGCGCGGTCCGATAAATCTCAAAAAAGGAAGTACACAAACTTCACTATTTAACAGGCTGCACACACACCCTGTTGCGTAAGCAGAGTATATTTGTCATCCATCAGCGACAGTTAGCTGCAGCCCTTTGTCTGGtttcaatatttaattttatccCTCTCTGATGGTTGCAACACTCCTTCACCcccagctgtttcctgtttcttgctgtgaggcccCATAAGTGGCGCAATCTGAGTACAGACTGTTACAagcagttacaagcaaaacaatCTTCCTAAGATTAGTACTTCATTTGGTATGATACTACTGAAACATTACACTTTATTGGGGTTAATGATACTTCATATAATGCCTGTTACGACCCCCTCTGCTAGGCGATAGGAGGGGAgtaaaataaaaggttttattGCAAACTTTAAACATAAAATCGACAGGACTGTTCAACAGACCACTGGGCAACCAATGAATACATAAAGAACAGCCAAGAGTAAAAGCTAAGGGTTAACTAAGGCAAGCCAGCATCATAAAACTAACCAAACTAAGCTCAGCTGTATACCAGGTTTAACacacaaagtgcaacactgcaAACAGGTTCAAGTTCAAAAGCGACGCAGACAAGGAGGACACTGCATGTCCACTTCTGAGCAGCAGACGCCATAGCGTGAAGGATCTTCAGC
The genomic region above belongs to Oreochromis aureus strain Israel breed Guangdong linkage group 14, ZZ_aureus, whole genome shotgun sequence and contains:
- the LOC116313238 gene encoding uncharacterized protein LOC116313238 produces the protein MELLNPLSLLLATVQLHFVFSSDVCPNAGDLEIGNLTWKLECCMSNRKQFTLKIVAQKLDSLDSMYSSETCPGTNYRERKCLNFSLAVENGIIKVSVNDTVCKENYTQPECHPNVTFNNTAVNLPQQNRNICFNMSSKNGMKVKIKFQCPEYLAANISLHSESKSWIDALEDCQTQHFSLVEICEKKVRDDVKRLQNKTDSKTGVWIGLQRSIFGYSPEWKWISGYNVVKSQLNRTSSANSDFDNHCGKVIFDNKTEEIKWSNANCHEKLPYICQRMNEKPCTDDYTEKSELFIDID